GACAAAAAGACAACTGGGAATTTGCCCATAACAATGTAACCTACAAGGATTATTTGATGGACAAGAAATCTGTAAAGGGCAGTCAGTTCGCCCAACCATTACTAGAGTTTTCTGGAGCTTGTGCAGGATGTGGAGAAACTGCCTATGTAAAGCTTTTAACACAGCTTTATGGTGATAGAATGCTGATTGCCAATGCTACTGGATGTTCCTCTATCTGGGGAGCCAGTGCACCATCGACATCTTATACCACCAATGCAGAAGGAAGAGGACCTGCATGGGCAAACTCCTTATTTGAAGACAATGCTGAATTTGGTTATGGCATGTACTTAGCTTCGAAACAAATCAGACAAAGGCTGGCAGACTTAATGTTACAGGCTATAAACAGCGATTTAGATGCTGATTGCAAAAATGCTTGTAAAGAATGGTTAGAAGCAATGGATGATGGAGAGAAATCAAAAACAGCTAGTGTCAGATTAATTAATTCAATAAAAACCCATGGACATCATGACAATCCAATAATTAAAGAGATTTTAGATAAACAGGATTATCTGGTGAAACGATCTGTTTGGATTGTTGGTGGAGATGGTTGGGGCTATGACATAGGATATGGTGGATTAGATCATGTTTTAGCTATGGGGGATGACGTAAACATACTTGTTATGGATACCGAGATTTACTCCAACACAGGTGGTCAGGCCTCAAAGGCTACACCAACCGCTGCTGTTGCAAAATTTGCTGCATCAGGCAAAAAAATTAGAAAAAAAGATTTAGGGATGATGGCTATGAGCTATGGGTATGTATACGTTACTCAAGTTTCCATGGGAGCTAATATGAACCATACTATTAAAGCCATTAACGAAGCTGAATCCTATAAAGGTCCATCACTGGTAATTTGTTACGCTCCTTGTATTAGTCATGGCATTAAAACCGGTATGGGTACAACTGTAGCTCAAGAAAAGAAGGCGGTAGAAGCAGGATACTGGCATCTATATCGTTATAATCCAGAGCTAAGGGAACAGGGCAAGAATCCATTTGTGTTGGATTCTAAGGAGCCAAAAGAATCCTTTAAAGCCTTTATAGAAGGAGAAATAAGATATTCCCAGATTATGAATATCTTCCCTGATATTGCAGAAGAGTTGTTCGATGCAGCAGAGAAAAATGCAAGAGATAAATATGATACCTATCGACGATTAGCTGAAATGCAGTATCAGTAAAGCTGTAATAGAAAAGGGACTAACAAACTAGTCCCTTTTCTAAAATTTCAATACTGAATTTACTGGTTAATATTACCAAATATCCTTTTACTTTTGATTTGTATCAACATACTCCTTAGCATTTCGCACTTCTATTTCATCAGGAATAGGAACTCTTGATTGGGGCTTTAAATCTTTAATATTAGCCCATGCAGCTGTTTGATGATTTTCAATAGTTCGATCCCTATGATTTTCCTTAAACTTATTTTTAGCCATAAAAATCCCTCCTTAATACTTATTATTCACAATGAAGGCTAAATCTATGATTAAATCTATTGTATAAAATTTATCTGAAAAATTTAGGATTTCAACATAAACGATGTTAAAGATGAAGGGCGATATTTTTTACAATATAAACTACATAATAATCAAAAAAAACAGACCACATAACTGTGGTCATCCTATACATTTAGTGGGATAAAGAAGGTTTATTGGTAAAAAAGTTTTGTTCTAATGTCTCAACTTCTTTATAGTAAGCAGCAGCATCACCAGTAAAGGGCAAACTTTTTCCAAAGTATTGACGCTCTAAAGTCTCTCTTGCGATATTCCCTACACACCTTTCTTCATGCTTAGAACAATGGAGACAGGTCTCTATTGTTACTAATAGGCTTTGCTTTAACTGGTCTCTATCCAAATCAATCGTTTGAACATCTGCTTGGATGTGGATTTTATTTGGTAGTACATATTGATTTTTTTGTCTAGCTTCC
This Natronincola ferrireducens DNA region includes the following protein-coding sequences:
- a CDS encoding CDIF630_02480 family spore surface protein; translated protein: MAKNKFKENHRDRTIENHQTAAWANIKDLKPQSRVPIPDEIEVRNAKEYVDTNQK